The following proteins are co-located in the Rhodococcus opacus B4 genome:
- a CDS encoding methylated-DNA--[protein]-cysteine S-methyltransferase, translated as MTTGIALFDTALGTCAIAWRAAGIVGVQLPEGSPESTRQRLEHCFPDAVEHQPPAPVQQAIDGIREHLGGALDDLRWIDLDFEGVPEFDCNVYDITRAIDPGTTLTYGDIAAELGKPGAAQAVGQALGRNPLPVVIPCHRVLAAGGQVGGFSAGGGTLTKRELLALEHTPGFDDPVLF; from the coding sequence GTGACCACAGGAATCGCCCTGTTCGACACCGCCCTCGGCACGTGCGCCATCGCATGGCGGGCCGCCGGGATCGTGGGTGTGCAATTGCCCGAAGGTTCACCCGAGTCCACCCGGCAGCGGCTCGAACACTGTTTCCCGGACGCGGTGGAGCACCAGCCGCCCGCGCCCGTCCAGCAGGCCATCGACGGAATCCGCGAGCATCTCGGCGGCGCACTCGACGATCTGCGGTGGATCGACCTCGACTTCGAGGGGGTCCCCGAATTCGACTGCAACGTATACGACATCACCCGCGCGATCGACCCGGGCACCACCCTCACCTACGGCGACATCGCGGCGGAACTCGGCAAGCCCGGCGCCGCACAGGCCGTCGGTCAGGCCCTGGGCCGCAACCCGCTGCCGGTCGTGATCCCGTGCCATCGCGTCCTCGCCGCCGGTGGGCAGGTGGGTGGCTTCTCCGCCGGTGGCGGCACCCTCACCAAACGCGAATTGCTGGCCCTCGAGCACACTCCCGGTTTCGACGACCCGGTGCTGTTCTGA
- a CDS encoding CaiB/BaiF CoA transferase family protein has translation MSAPVSEKKGPLAGIRVVEFAGLGPGPHAAALLADLGADVVCVQRPGVIPPDGPYDQIQRGRRVVEANLKDPEQVEKVLGLIERADVVIEGFRPGVTERMGLGPDVCLKRNERLVYGRMTGWGQEGPLASAAGHDINYISLTGVLHAIGRKGERPVPPLNMVGDFGGGSMFLIFGILSALVERQSSGKGQVVDAAMVDGALALSHMMWAFRGRGVWSDERGVNLLDTGAPFYDTYETSDGKYMAVGSIEPQFYALLLQGLELDPAELPQQMDMSAWPQMKKVFAEKFLSKTRDEWAAVFLGTDACVSPVLTFAEAPSNEHLAARGSLIELDGVTQHAPAPRFSRTPAGAPTPPAREGVDIDTVWT, from the coding sequence GTGTCTGCTCCAGTTTCAGAGAAGAAGGGCCCCCTCGCGGGCATTCGCGTCGTCGAATTCGCCGGCCTCGGACCGGGGCCGCACGCCGCCGCCCTCCTGGCCGATCTCGGCGCCGACGTGGTCTGCGTCCAGCGTCCCGGCGTGATCCCGCCGGACGGTCCGTACGACCAGATCCAACGCGGTCGCCGCGTCGTCGAGGCCAACCTGAAGGACCCCGAGCAGGTCGAGAAGGTCCTCGGGCTCATCGAACGCGCCGACGTCGTGATCGAGGGTTTCCGTCCCGGCGTCACCGAGCGCATGGGCCTGGGCCCGGACGTGTGCCTGAAGCGCAACGAGCGCCTGGTGTACGGACGGATGACGGGCTGGGGCCAGGAGGGTCCACTGGCCAGCGCCGCCGGCCACGACATCAACTACATCTCGCTGACCGGTGTCCTGCACGCCATCGGCCGCAAGGGTGAGCGTCCGGTGCCGCCGCTGAACATGGTCGGCGACTTCGGCGGTGGGTCGATGTTCCTGATCTTCGGGATCCTGTCGGCGCTGGTGGAACGCCAGTCGTCCGGCAAGGGGCAGGTCGTGGACGCGGCGATGGTCGACGGCGCGCTGGCCCTGTCGCACATGATGTGGGCGTTCCGCGGCCGCGGCGTCTGGTCCGACGAGCGGGGCGTCAACCTGCTCGACACCGGTGCGCCGTTCTACGACACGTACGAGACGTCGGACGGCAAGTACATGGCCGTCGGCTCGATCGAGCCGCAGTTCTACGCCCTGCTGCTGCAGGGCCTCGAACTCGACCCCGCCGAACTGCCCCAGCAGATGGACATGTCGGCGTGGCCGCAGATGAAGAAGGTGTTCGCCGAGAAGTTCCTGTCGAAGACCCGCGACGAGTGGGCGGCCGTCTTCCTCGGCACCGACGCCTGCGTGTCGCCCGTGCTGACGTTCGCGGAGGCGCCGTCCAACGAGCACCTCGCCGCCCGCGGGTCACTGATCGAACTCGACGGCGTCACCCAGCACGCCCCGGCGCCCCGGTTCTCCCGCACTCCCGCAGGCGCTCCCACCCCGCCGGCCCGCGAGGGCGTCGACATCGACACCGTCTGGACCTGA
- a CDS encoding site-2 protease family protein produces the protein MNLPRARTTAVRPSPVFLLVVAVAVAGGVLAWRAERESVLGHVGVFLLVVAGWVVTLCLHEFAHAYTAWRHGDTDVEVRGYLTLNPLKYSHPLLSIGLPVLFIALGGIGLPGGAVYLRTGLFPPKVQARVSLAGPAVNLVSAIVLLAVIRWFGLGGDHLVFWTGLSFLAFLQVMATVLNLLPVPGLDGYAALEPFLPPRTRRSVDQFKPYGLLILVALLFVPSINVVFFDFIYRLFELSGVPEIYAQYGNYLMRFWL, from the coding sequence ATGAACCTGCCCAGGGCGCGGACCACCGCGGTCCGTCCCAGTCCGGTCTTCCTGCTCGTCGTCGCGGTCGCGGTCGCCGGCGGTGTGCTCGCCTGGCGTGCCGAGCGGGAATCGGTCCTCGGGCACGTCGGAGTGTTCCTGCTGGTGGTCGCGGGATGGGTGGTGACGCTCTGCCTCCACGAGTTCGCACACGCGTACACGGCGTGGCGGCACGGCGACACCGACGTCGAGGTGCGCGGCTACCTCACGCTCAACCCGCTGAAGTACAGCCACCCGCTGCTGTCGATCGGCCTGCCGGTGCTGTTCATCGCGCTCGGCGGGATCGGGTTGCCCGGCGGCGCCGTGTACCTGCGCACCGGACTGTTCCCGCCGAAGGTGCAGGCCCGGGTGTCACTCGCCGGGCCTGCCGTGAATCTGGTGTCGGCGATCGTCCTCCTCGCGGTGATCCGCTGGTTCGGACTCGGCGGCGACCACCTGGTGTTCTGGACGGGTCTGAGCTTTCTCGCCTTTCTGCAGGTGATGGCGACCGTACTCAATCTCCTGCCGGTGCCCGGACTCGACGGGTACGCCGCCCTGGAGCCGTTCCTGCCGCCCCGCACCCGCAGGTCCGTCGACCAGTTCAAACCGTATGGGCTGCTGATCCTCGTGGCCTTGCTGTTCGTGCCGTCGATCAACGTGGTGTTCTTCGACTTCATCTACCGGCTGTTCGAACTGTCCGGGGTGCCGGAAATCTACGCGCAGTACGGCAACTACCTGATGCGCTTCTGGCTGTGA
- a CDS encoding SDR family oxidoreductase, with protein MTESNDLAGRTMVVTGATSGLGLETCRQLAHRGATVVLVGRDHDRIDAAIADLSEGTGHDRLNSALADLSSLDRVRKLSGELLHRFPRIDVLVNNAGVDLGQRRLTVDGIEETFAVNYLAPFVLATTLAPAMARASTADAAGYRRPSRIVDVSSSGHRGGSIDFDDLDGAKDTFHGQRAYNNSKLALTLFTRELARRSDPARLVVNCADPGFVRGTALGRGLPFGHQVVGTLLTPFMAEVAKAAETTVWTATATESGKFTGRYIKGCKTVQPSKDARDAELAARLWAATEALLAGRG; from the coding sequence ATGACCGAGTCGAACGACCTCGCAGGCCGCACCATGGTGGTCACCGGCGCCACCTCGGGCCTCGGCCTGGAGACCTGCCGTCAACTGGCGCACCGCGGCGCCACCGTCGTGCTGGTCGGCCGGGATCACGACAGGATCGACGCGGCGATCGCCGACCTGTCCGAAGGCACCGGCCACGACAGGCTCAACTCCGCGCTCGCCGATCTGTCCTCGCTCGACCGGGTCCGCAAGCTGTCCGGGGAGCTCCTGCATCGGTTCCCGCGGATCGACGTGCTGGTCAACAACGCGGGTGTCGACTTGGGACAGCGCCGGCTGACGGTGGACGGCATCGAAGAGACGTTCGCCGTCAACTACCTCGCGCCGTTCGTGCTGGCGACGACCCTGGCTCCGGCGATGGCGCGGGCGTCGACCGCCGACGCCGCCGGTTACCGGCGCCCGTCGCGCATCGTCGACGTCAGTTCGTCGGGGCATCGCGGCGGCAGCATCGACTTCGACGACCTCGACGGCGCGAAGGACACGTTCCACGGCCAGCGCGCGTACAACAACTCCAAACTCGCCCTGACCCTGTTCACCCGCGAATTGGCGCGGCGGTCCGATCCCGCGAGGCTGGTCGTCAATTGCGCCGACCCCGGATTCGTCCGCGGCACCGCACTCGGACGCGGTCTGCCGTTCGGCCACCAGGTGGTCGGCACACTCCTGACACCGTTCATGGCCGAGGTCGCCAAAGCAGCGGAAACCACGGTGTGGACCGCCACCGCGACGGAGAGCGGCAAGTTCACCGGCCGATACATCAAGGGCTGCAAGACCGTTCAGCCCAGCAAGGACGCACGGGACGCCGAACTCGCCGCGCGGCTGTGGGCCGCTACCGAGGCACTGCTCGCCGGTCGCGGCTGA
- a CDS encoding PLP-dependent aminotransferase family protein, with translation MMTRVLGARSLARDLGNWQDDSGRRSAARPAYRALAESIRLLVHDGRIPLGVALPSERELASVLELSRTTITSSYSVLRDEGYLISRQGSRSTVALPLGARQNGLMFRAHQPGSDGAVVDLSYAAMAAPAEAVEQAYAYALQTLPQFLPTHGMEPVGIGALRDVIAARYRARGLETSPEQIMVTSGAQHALRLLLNVLTAPGERVLVDHPTYPNALEAIRRVGARPVPVPVRPEGGASGAWDLDGIRSAARQTAARMAYLIPDFHNPTGLCLDASGRAELARIARDTRMTLVVDETMVDLWLDEPSPGPVAAYGKGAAKSEVVTIGSAAKSFWGGLRVGWIRADPALITRLAGARAAVDLGTPVMDQLAAASLLSDDELVLARRRAELREQRSAMLDALADRLPDWIPTIGSGGMSLWLRMPAPVSTALAATAPNFGVLLAAGPRFGVEGAFERFVRLPYARTSDELRRGVDGIAAAYETLAVDRELAEPSLVV, from the coding sequence ATGATGACTCGGGTACTCGGAGCACGGTCCCTGGCCAGGGACCTCGGCAACTGGCAGGACGACAGCGGCCGCCGCTCGGCGGCGCGACCGGCCTACCGGGCGCTGGCCGAGAGCATCCGCCTGCTCGTGCACGACGGCCGCATCCCGCTGGGTGTCGCGTTGCCGAGCGAACGCGAACTGGCATCGGTGCTGGAGTTGAGCCGGACCACGATCACGTCGTCGTATTCGGTGCTGCGGGACGAGGGGTATCTCATCAGCAGGCAGGGGTCGCGCAGCACGGTCGCGCTGCCGCTCGGGGCGCGGCAGAACGGGCTGATGTTCCGGGCGCACCAGCCGGGGTCCGACGGTGCGGTGGTCGACCTCAGTTATGCCGCGATGGCCGCGCCCGCCGAAGCGGTCGAGCAGGCCTACGCCTATGCGTTGCAAACACTTCCGCAGTTCCTTCCGACTCACGGAATGGAGCCGGTGGGGATCGGCGCGCTGCGGGACGTGATCGCGGCCCGATACCGGGCGCGGGGACTCGAGACTTCGCCCGAGCAGATCATGGTCACGTCCGGTGCCCAGCACGCGCTGCGGCTGCTCCTCAACGTGCTGACGGCGCCGGGGGAGCGGGTGCTGGTCGATCACCCGACGTACCCCAACGCGCTGGAGGCGATCCGCAGGGTCGGTGCGCGTCCGGTCCCGGTGCCGGTCCGGCCGGAGGGCGGTGCGTCCGGCGCGTGGGATCTCGACGGAATCCGCAGCGCCGCCCGGCAGACCGCGGCCCGGATGGCGTACCTGATTCCGGACTTCCACAACCCGACCGGGCTGTGCCTGGACGCATCCGGGCGGGCCGAGCTGGCGCGGATCGCGCGCGACACCCGCATGACGCTGGTGGTGGACGAGACGATGGTCGACCTGTGGCTGGACGAGCCGTCACCCGGCCCGGTCGCGGCGTACGGCAAAGGGGCGGCGAAGTCGGAGGTCGTGACGATCGGGTCGGCGGCCAAGTCGTTCTGGGGTGGGCTGCGCGTCGGCTGGATCCGCGCGGATCCGGCGCTGATCACCCGGCTCGCCGGCGCCCGCGCGGCGGTCGACCTCGGCACGCCGGTGATGGATCAGCTGGCGGCAGCCAGTCTGCTCTCCGACGACGAACTCGTCCTCGCGCGTCGCCGCGCGGAGTTGCGGGAACAGCGGAGCGCGATGCTCGACGCCCTCGCCGACCGGCTGCCGGACTGGATCCCGACCATCGGTTCGGGTGGGATGTCGCTGTGGCTGCGGATGCCCGCGCCGGTGTCGACGGCGCTGGCGGCGACGGCCCCCAACTTCGGGGTGCTGCTGGCGGCGGGGCCGCGGTTCGGGGTGGAGGGTGCGTTCGAGCGGTTCGTCCGGCTGCCGTACGCGCGGACGTCCGACGAGCTGCGCCGCGGCGTCGACGGTATCGCGGCAGCGTACGAGACGCTGGCCGTCGATCGTGAGCTCGCGGAACCGTCCCTCGTCGTCTGA
- a CDS encoding helix-turn-helix transcriptional regulator — MRSSRLVEVMLRLEGSRGATAQQLADELGVSVRTVYRDVTALSAAGVPLWTESGPGGGIRLLDGWQSKLGGMTGEETSALMLLGVPSIADDLGLRDVTAAAQSKLLGALPVPLRAGAQLWRDRLYVDAPGWFDGPRDNGDLPVVASAVLEGRRLGIRYRKGNRSTARTLDPLGLVAKAGVWYLVAQHRGRTLSYRVSRISDATVLTQAAVRPGNFDLGAWWTASVAEFDRALLRFRCRVRLSPAAWRRLRRVVGVEAARVEPGPPDDDGWVAVDLLLEAEDVALDQLTALGGEVEVLQPQSLRESLRAVGEAIARRNVGAPHL; from the coding sequence ATGCGTTCGAGTCGGCTCGTCGAGGTGATGCTGCGGCTGGAGGGCAGTCGCGGGGCCACCGCTCAGCAACTGGCGGACGAGCTGGGCGTCTCGGTCCGCACGGTGTATCGCGACGTCACGGCCTTGTCGGCGGCGGGGGTCCCGTTGTGGACGGAAAGCGGACCGGGAGGCGGGATCCGGTTGCTGGACGGCTGGCAGTCGAAACTCGGCGGCATGACGGGGGAGGAGACGTCCGCGTTGATGTTGCTCGGGGTCCCGTCGATCGCGGACGATCTCGGTCTTCGCGACGTCACCGCGGCGGCGCAGTCGAAGTTGCTGGGGGCGTTGCCGGTCCCGCTGCGGGCCGGGGCGCAGCTGTGGCGGGACCGGCTCTACGTCGACGCTCCCGGTTGGTTCGACGGGCCACGCGACAACGGCGACCTCCCGGTGGTCGCGTCCGCGGTGCTCGAGGGGCGGCGACTGGGCATTCGCTACCGCAAGGGGAACCGTTCGACGGCAAGAACACTCGACCCGCTGGGTTTGGTGGCGAAGGCCGGCGTCTGGTATCTCGTCGCGCAGCATCGGGGTCGGACGCTGTCGTACCGCGTGTCGCGGATCAGTGACGCGACCGTGCTGACGCAGGCGGCGGTGCGGCCCGGCAATTTCGATCTGGGTGCGTGGTGGACGGCCTCGGTGGCCGAATTCGACCGTGCGCTCCTGCGATTCCGGTGCCGGGTGCGGCTCTCGCCCGCGGCGTGGCGCCGGCTGCGCCGGGTGGTCGGGGTGGAGGCCGCTCGAGTCGAGCCCGGCCCGCCCGACGACGACGGCTGGGTCGCAGTCGACCTGCTGCTCGAGGCGGAGGACGTGGCCCTCGACCAGCTGACCGCACTCGGTGGGGAAGTCGAAGTACTCCAGCCGCAGTCGCTGCGGGAATCGCTGCGCGCGGTGGGAGAGGCGATCGCTCGCCGAAATGTGGGTGCTCCGCACCTGTGA
- a CDS encoding VOC family protein: MSLQGELVSFVASTDLDVSEMFYVETLGLTRVSRDEFALAVDCNGALLRVTLVQAKADTGYTVLGWKVADLNEVVDSLRSKGIEFTEYPGMDQDEHAAWLAPDGIRVAWFRDPHGNVLSLFEEPN, from the coding sequence ATGAGTCTTCAGGGTGAGCTCGTGAGTTTCGTGGCCAGCACCGACCTGGACGTCTCGGAGATGTTCTACGTGGAGACCCTGGGGCTGACGCGCGTCTCGCGGGACGAGTTCGCGTTGGCCGTCGACTGCAACGGTGCCCTGCTCCGGGTCACGCTGGTGCAGGCGAAGGCCGACACCGGGTACACGGTGCTGGGGTGGAAGGTCGCCGATCTGAACGAGGTCGTCGACTCGCTGCGCAGCAAGGGCATCGAGTTCACCGAGTATCCGGGGATGGATCAGGACGAGCACGCGGCCTGGCTCGCACCGGACGGCATCCGGGTCGCGTGGTTCCGGGATCCGCACGGTAATGTGCTGTCGCTCTTCGAGGAACCGAACTGA
- a CDS encoding pyridoxamine 5'-phosphate oxidase family protein: MTNWTQFETEAPDLAKAVAARFEAHKHHVLATLRKDGSPRVSGTEVEFHEGALLLGSMVGARKVQDLQRDPRYSLHSNPGHHTMEGGDAKISGRAREILGERKLQILKHYPDEIPEADVFELDLDEVVHTTVDGEHLYVDLWRPGAGVTRFTK, encoded by the coding sequence ATGACCAACTGGACGCAGTTCGAGACCGAAGCACCCGACCTCGCCAAGGCCGTCGCCGCGCGCTTCGAGGCGCACAAGCACCACGTGCTGGCGACGCTCCGCAAGGACGGCTCGCCGCGGGTGAGCGGCACCGAGGTCGAGTTCCACGAGGGCGCACTGCTGCTCGGCTCGATGGTCGGCGCGCGGAAAGTGCAGGACCTGCAACGCGATCCGCGGTACTCCCTCCACAGCAACCCCGGTCACCACACGATGGAGGGCGGCGACGCCAAGATCAGCGGCCGCGCCCGGGAGATCCTCGGCGAACGGAAACTGCAGATCCTCAAGCACTACCCCGACGAGATCCCCGAGGCGGACGTCTTCGAACTCGACCTCGACGAGGTGGTGCACACCACCGTCGACGGCGAACATCTGTACGTCGACCTGTGGCGGCCGGGCGCCGGGGTCACCCGGTTCACCAAATGA
- a CDS encoding adenylosuccinate synthase — MPAIVLIGAQWGDEGKGKATDLLGGRLQWVVRYQGGNNAGHTVVLPNGDKFALHLIPSGILTPGVTNVIGNGVVVDPGVLLTELAGLDQRGVDTSRLLLSADAHLIMPYHVAIDKVTERFLGAKKIGTTGRGIGPCYQDKLARVGVRVQDVLDEKILTQKVEAALEFKNQVLVKIYNRKALDPQQVVDEVLEQADGFKHRIADTRLQLNEALERGETVLLEGSQGTLLDVDHGTYPYVTSSNPTSGGAAVGSGIGPTKITTVLGILKAYTTRVGSGPFPTELFDQNGEYLAKTGGEVGVTTGRARRTGWFDAVIARYATRVNGITDYFLTKLDVLSSLDTIPICVGYDVDGVRHDEMPMSQTDVHHAKPIYEEMPGWWEDISHARTFEELPKNAQNYVLRLEELSGAYISCIGVGPGRDETIVRRDVVR, encoded by the coding sequence ATGCCGGCAATCGTCCTGATCGGCGCCCAGTGGGGCGACGAGGGCAAGGGCAAAGCTACCGATCTACTGGGCGGACGCCTGCAGTGGGTGGTGCGCTACCAGGGCGGTAACAACGCCGGACACACAGTGGTACTCCCCAACGGCGACAAGTTCGCACTGCATCTCATCCCGTCCGGAATCCTCACTCCGGGAGTGACGAACGTCATCGGCAACGGTGTCGTTGTGGACCCGGGAGTGCTGCTCACCGAACTCGCCGGACTCGACCAGCGGGGCGTGGACACCAGCCGCCTGCTGCTCTCGGCGGACGCGCACCTGATCATGCCGTACCACGTGGCCATCGACAAGGTCACCGAACGCTTCCTCGGGGCCAAGAAGATCGGCACCACCGGCCGCGGTATCGGGCCGTGCTACCAGGACAAACTGGCGCGTGTCGGCGTCCGCGTGCAGGACGTGCTGGACGAGAAGATCCTCACCCAGAAGGTCGAGGCGGCACTCGAGTTCAAGAACCAGGTGCTCGTCAAGATCTACAACCGCAAGGCCCTCGACCCGCAGCAGGTCGTCGACGAGGTGCTCGAGCAGGCCGACGGTTTCAAGCACCGCATCGCGGACACGCGTCTGCAACTCAACGAGGCACTCGAACGCGGCGAGACGGTGCTGCTGGAGGGTTCGCAGGGCACGCTTCTCGACGTCGACCACGGCACCTACCCGTACGTGACGTCGTCCAACCCGACGTCCGGTGGCGCAGCGGTCGGTTCGGGCATCGGCCCCACCAAGATCACGACGGTGCTCGGCATCCTCAAGGCGTACACCACGCGCGTCGGTTCGGGCCCGTTCCCGACCGAACTGTTCGACCAGAACGGCGAATACCTCGCCAAGACCGGCGGCGAGGTGGGTGTCACCACGGGCCGTGCCCGGCGCACCGGATGGTTCGACGCCGTGATCGCCCGTTACGCAACGCGTGTCAACGGCATCACCGACTACTTCCTCACCAAGCTCGACGTGCTCAGCAGCCTCGACACCATCCCGATCTGCGTCGGCTACGACGTCGACGGTGTGCGGCACGACGAGATGCCCATGTCGCAGACCGACGTTCACCACGCGAAGCCGATCTACGAGGAAATGCCCGGCTGGTGGGAAGACATCTCCCACGCCCGGACGTTCGAGGAGCTTCCGAAGAACGCGCAGAACTACGTCCTGCGCCTCGAGGAACTGTCGGGTGCGTACATCTCCTGCATCGGCGTCGGCCCCGGCCGCGACGAGACCATCGTCCGTCGCGACGTGGTGCGGTAG